A single Mercenaria mercenaria strain notata chromosome 9, MADL_Memer_1, whole genome shotgun sequence DNA region contains:
- the LOC123547149 gene encoding trithorax group protein osa-like — translation MMLLQIISLMLLVRTANSQGNLFDMFGFGTGMGGAADPFGTFDPFLGAGGGLGGGMGSSFGSAAAPLAPTGPDPAAQNARLTMAEEQMAEVMGESPTNSPERQRIDRLIKESGGQFTGDAAPLNYLVQDYLMTTPGSVPPPQPKQRPAGGANAGMRRQGRRRNRNRQGRRQNVGNRPNRNGNIRNGPASPNRRPPSPNPTRPTGRIGKQTTYPPRPRKTARPMNQGRAFQSKPPPNNRMYQGQPMNNQMHQGQPPNNQIYQGQAPPINNMYQGQPPPNNQNYQNLPPQNSQNYQGQPPRNQMYQGQPSQNNNMYQGQPPSNQGQPSKSNQIYQGQSTINNQGYKGQTKSSMYQASQPVKRRNFQGNAPTGQTQGNYQATQGPNKNNKIQPAKSRQGGPIAADRLKRIQGRINTINGQLLQARQNNNMAQVTDLQAQLEALNGVKHILTGGSSKTNNNQVKTIRGLSKTKQLQMPPPSQAPPQNNVPYGPPKINRNNRNNLNNGPYNNNFQETNIGGGKFAQTWRAETPVPTNPQQNYQPVPPNPQQNYQPVPPNPRQNYQPVPLNPQQNYQPVPPNPQQNYQPVPPNSQRNYQPVPPNPQQNYQPVPPTPQQNYQPVPPTPQQNYQPVPPNPQQNYQPVPPNPQQNYQPVPPNPQQNYQPVPPNPRQYPYQAAGNGNAYNQRNSGFNKGNPNRQWPQANVNIQPYQNAGPTADPYAPYDQGINQQTAPFDAYVLPYDQVYNHGLNQQQPVYDPYAQTYDQGMNVQGGAANTAPAPRRRQGRRKGGAKPAAAPPPPTPAPTGTTAAPVLGDIKLIRGEEYIYTDADGYDTFQWIKKSTIPASQLDHLPQKQAGQEQQQGQQAAATEGAAAEAAAAEAAAAA, via the coding sequence ATGATGCTTCTTCAGATCATTTCGCTAATGTTGTTGGTGCGCACCGCAAACAGTCAAGGAAACCTTTTTGATATGTTTGGATTTGGCACAGGCATGGGCGGTGCTGCAGATCCCTTTGGAACATTTGACCCTTTCTTGGGAGCAGGAGGAGGGCTAGGCGGCGGGATGGGAAGTAGCTTTGGAAGTGCAGCAGCACCACTAGCACCAACTGGACCAGACCCAGCGGCGCAAAATGCTCGGCTTACAATGGCCGAGGAACAAATGGCAGAAGTCATGGGCGAAAGCCCAACCAATAGTCCAGAACGACAGCGAATAGATCGTCTCATAAAAGAAAGTGGTGGTCAGTTTACTGGTGATGCTGCTCCATTAAACTATTTAGTGCAAGATTATCTAATGACAACTCCAGGTTCGGTTCCGCCTCCTCAACCAAAACAAAGACCAGCAGGAGGAGCAAATGCAGGCATGCGACGTCAAGGTAGAAGGAGGAATAGAAACCGACAAGGTAGGAGGCAAAATGTTGGTAACCGACCAAACAGGAATGGAAACATAAGAAACGGACCAGCAAGTCCTAATAGGAGACCACCATCACCTAATCCTACACGGCCTACCGGTCGAATAGGCAAGCAAACTACATATCCACCAAGGCCTAGAAAGACGGCCCGACCGATGAATCAAGGTCGGGCGTTTCAGTCAAAGCCACCGCCAAATAATCGAATGTACCAAGGTCAGCCAATGAACAATCAAATGCATCAAGGTCAACCACCGAACAATCAAATATATCAAGGCCAGGCACCACCAATAAATAATATGTATCAAGGTCAACCGCCACCAAAtaatcaaaattatcaaaatctgcCACCACAAAACAGTCAAAATTACCAAGGTCAGCCGCCACGTAATCAAATGTATCAAGGGCAACCATCACAAAATAACAATATGTATCAAGGTCAGCCACCAAGTAATCAAGGTCAACCATCTAAAAGCAATCAAATATATCAAGGTCAGTCAACCATAAATAATCAAGGTTATAAAGGACAGACAAAAAGTAGTATGTACCAAGCTTCACAACCTGTAAAAAGAAGAAACTTTCAAGGAAATGCACCGACAGGTCAAACACAAGGCAATTATCAAGCAACACAAGGacctaataaaaacaataaaattcaaCCGGCAAAATCAAGACAAGGCGGGCCTATTGCAGCCGACAGACTGAAACGAATCCAAGGACGTATTAATACAATCAATGGTCAGTTACTTCAGGCTCGGCAGAATAATAACATGGCCCAAGTAACTGATCTACAGGCTCAGCTGGAAGCTCTTAATGGCGTCAAACATATTTTGACTGGTGGCTCATCGAAAACCAACAACAACCAGGTGAAAACAATACGAGGACTATCTAAGACTAAGCAACTACAAATGCCTCCACCAAGTCAAGCACCCCCGCAAAATAACGTTCCATACGGTCCACCGAAAATTAATAGGAATAATCGTAACAATTTAAACAATGGaccttataataataatttccaAGAAACGAACATTGGAGGGGGAAAGTTTGCACAAACTTGGAGGGCAGAAACGCCAGTACCCACTAATCCTCAACAAAACTATCAGCCAGTACCCCCTAATCCTCAACAAAACTATCAACCAGTACCCCCAAATCCTCGGCAAAACTATCAGCCAGTACCCCTTAATCCTCAGCAAAACTATCAACCAGTACCCCCTAATCCTCAGCAAAACTATCAACCAGTACCCCCTAATTCTCAACGAAACTATCAACCAGTACCCCCTAATCCTCAACAAAACTATCAACCAGTACCCCCTACTCCTCAACAAAACTATCAACCAGTACCCCCTACTCCTCAACAAAACTATCAACCAGTACCCCCTAATCCTCAACAAAACTATCAACCAGTACCCCCTAATCCTCAACAAAACTATCAACCAGTACCCCCTAATCCTCAACAAAACTATCAACCAGTACCCCCTAATCCTCGTCAATATCCTTACCAAGCAGCAGGAAATGGAAATGCATATAACCAAAGAAATTCAGGGTTTAACAAGGGCAACCCAAATCGTCAGTGGCCGCaagcaaatgtaaatattcagcCATACCAAAACGCTGGGCCTACAGCTGATCCTTATGCACCGTACGATCAAGGCATTAATCAACAGACAGCACCTTTTGATGCATACGTTCTACCATACGATCAAGTATACAATCATGGATTGAATCAGCAACAACCAGTGTACGACCCGTATGCACAAACGTATGATCAAGGTATGAATGTACAGGGAGGAGCTGCAAATACTGCACCCGCACCACGTAGAAGGCAAGGAAGGAGAAAAGGTGGAGCAAAACCGGCAGcagcaccaccaccaccaacaccAGCTCCTACTGGTACAACTGCAGCCCCCGTATTAGGCGACATAAAACTGATCCGTGGTGAGGAATATATTTATACTGATGCAGATGGATACGATACTTTCCAGTGGATAAAGAAAAGTACAATACCTGCTAGTCAACTAGATCATTTACCACAGAAACAGGCTGGTCAAGAACAACAACAGGGTCAGCAGGCGGCGGCGACGGAGGGAGCGGCGGCGGAGGCGGCGGCAGCGGAGGCGGCGGCGGCAGCGTAA